The Fibrobacter succinogenes genome has a segment encoding these proteins:
- a CDS encoding BatD family protein, which translates to MSRMNDLNVCKKSVALVALAFLAVSAHAFDLSVKANVDNAQVFIGDKFNYEIQVTAPENAIVDLPSFVGNLGSFEVKEMKNEKITEGMPKGTAKFTWIATLNTFVSGDFLIAPQEVNAVVGTDTVKTHTDPVAVKVSNRTNGEETDIIEVEDPMSDPRLPQWLYVIFAVLGVALLVFLGWFLHKKFAKRGEAPQLPPYEEAVLALKNLRNRNYLAEGNQGDFFMSLGFITRRYIERRFEVDILDATVAELKKRMSHVAGLPQAYKESVVTLAVETEPVKFAKMKLEGERCKFWDEWADRLLEDTKPVPEEEKAKK; encoded by the coding sequence ATGTCCCGAATGAATGATTTGAATGTTTGCAAAAAATCTGTAGCTTTGGTTGCGCTTGCGTTTTTGGCGGTTTCTGCCCACGCTTTTGATTTGTCGGTCAAGGCAAATGTCGATAACGCACAAGTTTTTATCGGTGACAAGTTCAATTACGAGATCCAGGTGACGGCCCCCGAAAATGCCATCGTGGATTTACCGAGCTTTGTCGGGAACCTTGGCAGCTTTGAAGTCAAGGAAATGAAGAACGAAAAGATTACCGAGGGCATGCCTAAGGGAACGGCGAAGTTTACCTGGATTGCAACGCTCAATACATTTGTAAGCGGTGACTTTTTGATTGCACCGCAAGAAGTGAATGCAGTTGTCGGAACGGATACGGTTAAGACGCACACGGACCCGGTCGCGGTCAAGGTTTCGAACCGCACAAACGGCGAAGAAACGGATATCATCGAAGTGGAAGACCCGATGAGCGATCCGCGCCTTCCGCAGTGGCTCTATGTGATATTCGCTGTGCTTGGCGTAGCTTTGCTCGTGTTCCTTGGATGGTTCTTGCACAAGAAATTTGCAAAACGTGGCGAGGCGCCTCAATTGCCGCCGTACGAAGAAGCGGTACTTGCACTCAAGAATTTGCGCAACAGAAATTACCTTGCCGAAGGCAATCAAGGCGATTTCTTTATGTCGCTTGGCTTTATTACTCGCCGTTACATCGAAAGGCGTTTTGAAGTCGATATTTTGGATGCAACCGTTGCCGAACTCAAGAAGCGTATGTCGCATGTGGCAGGCCTCCCGCAGGCTTACAAGGAATCCGTGGTGACGCTCGCTGTTGAAACGGAACCGGTCAAGTTCGCGAAGATGAAGCTCGAAGGCGAACGCTGCAAGTTCTGGGACGAATGGGCCGACCGCCTGCTCGAAGACACCAAGCCCGTGCCGGAAGAAGAAAAAGCGAAGAAGTAG
- a CDS encoding LemA family protein has product MVTLIVIAVIVVLILCFISMYNGLVKLRNNRENAFANIDVQLKQRYDLVPQLVSTVKGYASHEKEVLEKVTAARTAAMNATTIDEKVAADKAMSSALSGLKISLEAYPELKANQNFLQLQTELADIENKLAAARRFFNSTTREFNNACETFPSNIIAGMFNFKRAAMYEATENRETLEKAPEVKF; this is encoded by the coding sequence ATGGTCACTCTTATTGTTATCGCTGTCATAGTGGTTCTTATCTTGTGCTTCATTTCCATGTACAATGGACTTGTGAAGCTACGCAACAATCGCGAGAATGCATTTGCAAATATCGATGTGCAGCTCAAGCAGCGCTATGATCTTGTGCCGCAGTTGGTCTCGACGGTCAAGGGTTATGCTTCTCACGAAAAGGAAGTGCTTGAAAAGGTGACGGCCGCCCGTACTGCTGCCATGAATGCAACGACTATCGACGAGAAGGTTGCTGCGGACAAGGCGATGAGTAGCGCGCTTTCGGGACTCAAGATATCGCTCGAAGCGTATCCGGAACTCAAGGCTAACCAGAACTTCTTGCAGTTGCAGACAGAACTTGCGGATATCGAAAACAAGCTTGCCGCTGCCCGCCGCTTCTTCAATTCTACGACTCGCGAATTCAACAACGCTTGCGAAACATTCCCGAGCAATATCATTGCCGGCATGTTCAACTTTAAGCGTGCTGCCATGTACGAGGCCACTGAAAATCGCGAAACACTCGAAAAAGCACCAGAGGTGAAGTTTTAA